In Macaca mulatta isolate MMU2019108-1 chromosome 16, T2T-MMU8v2.0, whole genome shotgun sequence, the sequence GATTCTTATGAAAGGGAAACAAGCTCAGGAGATGAAATTTATCACCAAGAGGTTGGGTGAGGGTGAAGTGAGAATGTGAGGAAAGGCATCATTGAGGCATCTGGATAATGCTAATTCCATAGAGACTGAATGAAAGAAATTGGGCAACCCAGAACGCTAGCCTAAAGCGCTAAACCATAGAAAAAGGACCGTTTATGTTGTTAATGAAATGTTTATGTTTACCAGTAAGGCTTCCAGCAGTAAGGTGTGACTCTCAGTAGTAGGTATGGCTTCCAGTAGTAAACATTACCAACAACATAAACAGTAGGCTGTTAGTGTTAACAGTGTTATGTTACAGTAGGCTGTTAGTAGTTTAACTTTGGACAAGTCCATGTATTTTCAATTTCGTCCTAATCCCCTGCGTTGTTCAAGTGTCATCTGTAATATAAATTGGATGGGGGAAAGCCACAAAGAACAATTCTGAATTCCAAGTGCATTTGCAGGTATTATGTTTAGTTAACCATTTTGGAATGCTTTTTCACGTGTTTTTATTCGTTCACTTCAGTAGTCCTGAAAAGGAGCAGGGCAGCTGATGCTATACCCATGTGCCATTTGGTAACAgatctagattttttaaaatagattgcCTGAGCTTTACCTTGCTTTTGATTGACAGCAGCTGGGCTAGAACTCAGACTTCTCACCTAACACTCTTTCCACTAGGTGATGTTGCCTTCCTGTGAGAAATTTGGTGTTACATGAGCCAGCTGTAACTTTTCTCCATTAGATTCTGTTATTCCTGGACCAGAATTGGACAAGCAGCCTTCTTTGATGGCTGCCATAAGCTCCAGAGGGACTCTTGGAGGACAGGGCAGGGTCATTAGAATCATACTGGAGAATCTGAAACAACACACAGGTGCCCTGTGCCCTTCCCTCAGCTCATTCTGACCTGTGAGGTCTTGGCCAAGATCCTACCTCCTCCTGTCTCCTGCCCTTGAGTAATGGAATTTGTCTCTTGTCTGCCACAGCTGATTGTGAATGATAAGAGCCAAAACCTCCGGAGGCTGCAGGCACAGAGGAATGAACTAAATGCTAAAGGTGAGTGGGGAAAGATGGGAAGCCGCATGTGGGCAGTTTGTCTGAGGTCTGTCCTAACCTCCCTGCACAATGTCTTCACAGCAGTGCTTACTGTTTTCTCCCTGTCATCTAGTAGTTTCACATGCATCTCTTTTTCCCGAGCTCCATTGTAGCCTCCTTAAATACATGAATTTTTATCTTTGGTCTTCCTTTAATAACTTAAGAATGATGCTTAGCTCATGCATGTAGAATTGGGTCCTGGAAACTCCAAAGGAGTAGCTAGGTGACCACTGTGTCTGTTTGCCATCTAGTTCGCCTATTGCGGGAGGAGCTACAGCTGCTGCAGGAACAGGGCTCCTATGTGGGGGAAGTAGTCCGGGCCATGGATAAGAAGAAAGTGTTGGTCAAGGTAAAAGCAGCATGACCCCAGGGACCAACCAGCTCAGTCTGCACTGGATTCCCACCCCTTTGTGTGTAGCCTTGGGAGACAGGGTTCTGTGTTCTGTCAAGGTATTGTGGGATTCTCGAAGGTCTTCCTGGGTAGGGTTAGTGATTTGGTGGCTGTCAAGGAAGATCATGAGCTCTTCTTTCTTTAGGTACATCCTGAAGGCAAATTTGTTGTAGACGTGGACAAAAACATTGACATCAATGACGTGAGTGTAGCAGGTGAGGTGGTGGTGGGGTCAGCTCTTATTTCTTATTGTACCACTTCTGAAACTCACCCCCTTCACCCAGGTGACACCCAATTGCCGGGTGGCTCTAAGGAATGACAGCTACACTCTGCACAAGATCCTGCCCAACAAGGTAGACCCATTAGTGTCACTGATGATGGTAGAGAAAGTACCAGATTCGACTTATGAGATGATTGGTGGACTGGACAAACAGATCAAGGAGATCAAAGAAGTGATCGAGCTGCCTGTTAAGCATCCTGAGCTCTTCGAAGCACTGGGCATTGCTCAGCCCAAGGTGAGGAGCAGGGCTTCTCCAGGAGGGCCAAGCTGTACTTTACTACTCCTGCCCCAGCCAGCCCTACTGCAGGGGTCGGGGAGGCACCAGGATAGGCTGCATCCTTCTTGGGCTGGCCCTCCCCCTGAAGAGTGGCGGGGGAAGTGTTTTAGGGCAGTGAGGTGGGTTTTGGATATAAGCTCCAGAACAGCTCcttgatgttctttttttttttttttttggtatcccTAACATTTAGCAAGGGATCCAGCACTCAGCACTCGGTAAATGTTCACTGAATGAGATCAGGGGTATAGCTTTCTGTCCTGAGTGCTGCTGTTCCCCTGTAGGGAGTGCTGCTGTATGGACCTCCAGGCACTGGGAAGACGCTGTTGGCCCGGGCTGTGGCTCATCATACGGACTGTACCTTTATTCGTGTCTCTGGCTCTGAATTGGTACAGAAATTCATAGGGGAAGGTAACCATGGCCAGTAACGTGAGAAGCAAGAGGTAGGGGGTTAGGGAGCTAATAAGCTCCCTAACACCAGCTCGGCCTCCACACAGGGGCAAGAATGGTGAGGGAGTTGTTTGTCATGGCACGAGAACATGCTCCATCTATCATCTTCATGGACGAAATCGACTCCATCGGCTCCTCGCGGCTGGAGGGGGGTTCTGGGGGGGACAGTGAAGTGCAGCGCACAATGCTGGAGTTGCTCAACCAGCTGGATGGCTTTGAGGCCACCAAGAACATCAAGGTAAGGTGGTAGCAGCCTTGGGATGGGCCCAGGGAAGGCCTGGGTGCCACGCAGGTTGAGGAAGAGCTTAGCTGATCCTCACCCGCTTTCTCTGCTCAGGTTATCATGGCTACTAATAGGATTGATATCCTGGACTCGGCGCTGCTTCGCCCAGGGCGTATTGACAGAAAAATTGAATTCCCACCCCCCAACGAGGAGGTTTGTGATGGGCACTGTGCAAAGTGGCTCTGGcagtgggggtaggggtggggtgtggggctCAGGCCTTTCCTTGCCATCTCCAGGCCCGGCTGGACATTTTGAAGATTCATTCTCGGAAGATGAACCTGACCCGCGGGATCAACCTGAGAAAAATTGCTGAGCTCATGCCAGGAGCATCAGGGGCTGAAGTGAAGGTAATTGGAGTACCCACCAAAAacagggcagaggcaggaagcTCTAGGCTCAAGGGCCACAGATGAGGGGCACAGCAGTGGGGCCTCAACTTCCTTTTCCTGTTCAGGGCGTGTGCACGGAAGCCGGCATGTATGCCCTTCGAGAACGGCGAGTCCATGTCACTCAGGAGGACTTTGAGATGGCAGTAGCCAAGGTATAGGCCTCCATCTTTGTGCCTTTGCTGATGGTGGCTCTGGGGCAGTGGGCTAGGGCATGCTTGCGTTCGTAACTTAACATTCATTTTCTCCCCCACCCCTAGGTCATGCAGAAGGACAGTGAGAAAAACATGTCCATCAAGAAATTATGGAAGTGAGTGGACAGCCTTTGTGTGGATCCCTCCAATAAAGCTCTGTGGGCCAAGTCCTCTAGGACTCCAGTCTGTTAATGAGGGCTGTG encodes:
- the PSMC5 gene encoding 26S proteasome regulatory subunit 8 isoform X1, producing the protein MPAVSAEERRWRLTGQSRLTLCLQMELEEGKAGSGLRQYYLSKIEELQLIVNDKSQNLRRLQAQRNELNAKVRLLREELQLLQEQGSYVGEVVRAMDKKKVLVKVHPEGKFVVDVDKNIDINDVTPNCRVALRNDSYTLHKILPNKVDPLVSLMMVEKVPDSTYEMIGGLDKQIKEIKEVIELPVKHPELFEALGIAQPKGVLLYGPPGTGKTLLARAVAHHTDCTFIRVSGSELVQKFIGEGARMVRELFVMAREHAPSIIFMDEIDSIGSSRLEGGSGGDSEVQRTMLELLNQLDGFEATKNIKVIMATNRIDILDSALLRPGRIDRKIEFPPPNEEARLDILKIHSRKMNLTRGINLRKIAELMPGASGAEVKGVCTEAGMYALRERRVHVTQEDFEMAVAKVMQKDSEKNMSIKKLWK
- the PSMC5 gene encoding 26S proteasome regulatory subunit 8 isoform X2 encodes the protein MELEEGKAGSGLRQYYLSKIEELQLIVNDKSQNLRRLQAQRNELNAKVRLLREELQLLQEQGSYVGEVVRAMDKKKVLVKVHPEGKFVVDVDKNIDINDVTPNCRVALRNDSYTLHKILPNKVDPLVSLMMVEKVPDSTYEMIGGLDKQIKEIKEVIELPVKHPELFEALGIAQPKGVLLYGPPGTGKTLLARAVAHHTDCTFIRVSGSELVQKFIGEGARMVRELFVMAREHAPSIIFMDEIDSIGSSRLEGGSGGDSEVQRTMLELLNQLDGFEATKNIKVIMATNRIDILDSALLRPGRIDRKIEFPPPNEEARLDILKIHSRKMNLTRGINLRKIAELMPGASGAEVKGVCTEAGMYALRERRVHVTQEDFEMAVAKVMQKDSEKNMSIKKLWK
- the PSMC5 gene encoding 26S proteasome regulatory subunit 8, coding for MALDGPEQMELEEGKAGSGLRQYYLSKIEELQLIVNDKSQNLRRLQAQRNELNAKVRLLREELQLLQEQGSYVGEVVRAMDKKKVLVKVHPEGKFVVDVDKNIDINDVTPNCRVALRNDSYTLHKILPNKVDPLVSLMMVEKVPDSTYEMIGGLDKQIKEIKEVIELPVKHPELFEALGIAQPKGVLLYGPPGTGKTLLARAVAHHTDCTFIRVSGSELVQKFIGEGARMVRELFVMAREHAPSIIFMDEIDSIGSSRLEGGSGGDSEVQRTMLELLNQLDGFEATKNIKVIMATNRIDILDSALLRPGRIDRKIEFPPPNEEARLDILKIHSRKMNLTRGINLRKIAELMPGASGAEVKGVCTEAGMYALRERRVHVTQEDFEMAVAKVMQKDSEKNMSIKKLWK